In the genome of Monodelphis domestica isolate mMonDom1 chromosome 2, mMonDom1.pri, whole genome shotgun sequence, one region contains:
- the PROCA1 gene encoding protein PROCA1 has protein sequence MCSRGCWLGLPLLLTAMAGGQGGPGSPAPHRVKRGFTYPGTLWCGAGNNAESYEQLGEYVETDRCCRAHDQCQHVIHPFAVGYGHHNFRWHTISHCDCDERLKECLRQADDDASRAVGQAFFNVIRAPCFELTPEEQCVERYWYGWCKNYGPVPRAVLREPILYEFGAGLLHVPSHTSPPAAPGPGIPTRQALPPAWDGKAAKKGRKKKKETRKRKKGSFPTWHPGPGLQLAKELASKASGPRAWKPDRGGKDPSFDVLLDEPKAEGPTEAETWARPHRGRRKGHRRKLASPLQA, from the exons ATGTGTTCCCGGGGCTGCTGGCTGGGGCTGCCGCTGCTGCTGACCGCCATGGCCGGAGGCCAGGGTGGACCGGGTAGCCCGGCACCCCATCGGGTCAAGAGAGGCTTCACTTACCCCGGCACCCTGTGGTGCGGGGCAGGAAACAACGCGGAGAGCTACGAGCAGCTGG ggGAGTATGTGGAGACAGACCGATGCTGTCGGGCCCATGACCAGTGCCAGCACGTCATCCACCCCTTCGCCGTGGGCTACGGCCATCACAACTTCCGCTGGCACACCATCAGCCACTGCGACTGCGACGAGAG GCTGAAGGAGTGCCTGCGGCAGGCGGATGATGACGCGTCCCGCGCGGTGGGTCAAGCCTTTTTCAACGTCATCCGGGCACCCTGCTTTGAGCTCACCCCCGAGGAGCAATGTGTGGAGCGCTACTGGTACGGCTG GTGTAAGAACTACGGCCCCGTGCCCCGGGCGGTGCTCCGGGAGCCCATCCTCTACGAGTTTGGGGCAGGCCTCCTCCACGTCCCGTCCCACACATCCCCACCCGCCGCTCCTGGCCCTGGGATTCCCACCCGGCAGGCTCTGCCACCAGCGTGGGATGGCAAGGCTGccaagaaggggaggaagaagaaaaaggagacaaggaagaggaagaagggctCTTTCCCTACATGGCACCCAGGCCCAGGCCTGCAGCTGGCCAAGGAGTTGGCCAGCAAAGCCTCGGGGCCCAGAGCCTGGAAGCCTGATCGGGGCGGCAAGGATCCCAGCTTTGATGTCCTTCTAGATGAGCCCAAAGCCGAGGGGCCGACAGAAGCCGAGACCTGGGCCCGACCACACAGGGGACGGAGGAAGGGCCATCGAAGAAAGCTGGCCTCCCCTCTCCAAGCCTGA
- the RPL23A gene encoding 60S ribosomal protein L23a isoform X2, protein MAPKPKKEAVVPPKTEAKALKAKKAVLKGVHSHKKKKIRTSPTFRRPKTLRLRRQPKYPRKSAPRRNKLDHYAIIKFPLTTESAMKKIEDNNTLVFIVDVKANKHQIKQAVKKLYDIDVAKVNTLIRPDGEKKAYVRLAPDYDALDVANKIGII, encoded by the exons ATGGCGCCGAAGCCCAAGAAGGAAG CGGTTGTCCCCCCCAAGACAGAGGCCAAGGCCTTGAAAGCCAAGAAGGCAGTGTTGAAGGGTGTCCATAGCCACAAAAAGAAGAAGATCCGAACGTCTCCTACCTTCAGGCGACCCAAGACGCTGAGACTTCGAAGGCAGCCCAAATACCCTCGGAAAAGTGCTCCTCGGAGAAACAA gCTTGATCACTATGCCATCATTAAGTTTCCCTTGACCACTGAGTCTGCTATGAAGAAGATTGAGGACAACAACACTCTTGTCTTCATTGTGGACGTCAAGGCCAATAAGCATCAGATCAAGCAGGCAGTAAAGAAGCTCTATGACATTGATGTGGCCAAGGTCAACACACTGATCCG GCCTGACGGAGAGAAGAAGGCCTATGTCCGACTTGCTCCTGACTATGACGCATTGGACGTTGCCAACAAA attggAATCATCTAA
- the RAB34 gene encoding ras-related protein Rab-34 isoform X3, whose protein sequence is MRLLEEEQGANHHLPLSRFKISKVIVVGDLSVGKTCLINRFCKDTFDKNYKATIGVDFEMERFEVLGVPFSLQLWDTAGQERFKCIASTYYRGAQAIIVVFNLNDVASLEHTKQWLADALKENDPAHALLFLVGSKKDLSTPAQYALMEKDALQMAQEMKAEFWAVSSLTGENVREFFFRVAALTFEANVLAELEKTDARRIGDIVRINSHDSNLYLTTNKKRAKCCQ, encoded by the exons ATGCGACTGCTCGAGGAGGAGCAGGGAGCTAACCACCATCTTCCTCTCAGTAGGTTCAAGATCTCCAAGGTCATTGTGGTGGGGGACCTGTCTGTGGGGAAGACGTGCCTCATTAAcag gTTTTGCAAAGACACCTTTGACAAGAATTACAAGGCTACCATTGGGGTGGACTTCGAGATGGAGAGGTTTGAGGTGCTGGGAGTCCCTTTCAGCCTGCAGCT CTGGGACACGGCCGGGCAGGAGCGGTTCAAATGCATCGCGTCTACTTACTACCGCGGAGCCCAAG ccATCATCGTCGTGTTCAACCTGAATGACGTGGCCTCCTTGGAGCACACAAA ACAGTGGCTGGCCGATGCGCTGAAGGAGAACGACCCTGCCCACGCACTTCTCTTCCTCGTGGGCTCCAAGAAGGACTTGAGC ACGCCGGCCCAGTACGCACTGATGGAGAAGGACGCGCTCCAGATGGCCCAGGAAATGAAGGCCGAGTTCTGGGCCGTTTCGTCTCTCACCG GTGAGAACGTGCGCGAGTTCTTCTTCCGCGTGGCGGCCCTGACGTTTGAGGCCAACGTGCTGGCGGAGCTGGAGAAGACGGACGCTAGGCGGATCGGCGACATTGTCC gAATCAACAGCCACGACAGCAACCTCTACCTGACCACCAACAAGAAGAGAGCCAAGTGCTGCCAGTGA
- the RPL23A gene encoding 60S ribosomal protein L23a isoform X1, with the protein MAPKPKKEAVVPPKTEAKALKAKKAVLKGVHSHKKKKIRTSPTFRRPKTLRLRRQPKYPRKSAPRRNKLDHYAIIKFPLTTESAMKKIEDNNTLVFIVDVKANKHQIKQAVKKLYDIDVAKVNTLIRPDGEKKAYVRLAPDYDALDVANKVSIWKVASLSELLPSLGAGDESE; encoded by the exons ATGGCGCCGAAGCCCAAGAAGGAAG CGGTTGTCCCCCCCAAGACAGAGGCCAAGGCCTTGAAAGCCAAGAAGGCAGTGTTGAAGGGTGTCCATAGCCACAAAAAGAAGAAGATCCGAACGTCTCCTACCTTCAGGCGACCCAAGACGCTGAGACTTCGAAGGCAGCCCAAATACCCTCGGAAAAGTGCTCCTCGGAGAAACAA gCTTGATCACTATGCCATCATTAAGTTTCCCTTGACCACTGAGTCTGCTATGAAGAAGATTGAGGACAACAACACTCTTGTCTTCATTGTGGACGTCAAGGCCAATAAGCATCAGATCAAGCAGGCAGTAAAGAAGCTCTATGACATTGATGTGGCCAAGGTCAACACACTGATCCG GCCTGACGGAGAGAAGAAGGCCTATGTCCGACTTGCTCCTGACTATGACGCATTGGACGTTGCCAACAAAGTGAGTATATGGAAGGTAGCCTCCCTCTCTGAACTGCTTCCCTCCCTGGGTGCAGGTGATGAGTCAGAGTGA
- the TLCD1 gene encoding TLC domain-containing protein 1 has translation MPLLLYPSLLLLGTTLTFRAGLRVLSRLPLPVHVRGNPLHTWRWRNLLVSFAHSIVSGLWALLCVWETPEMLVEIETASSLSGYFLVCFSTGYFIHDSLDIVLNKQAQASWEYLLHHVLAIFAFSSGVFKGSFVAGGVLILLVEISNIFLTIRMMLKLSNHQDSVFYKINKYINLVMYFLFRVAPQAYLTMYFLRYLGQRTQGAFLLGILLMVDMMILVYFSRLLRSDFCSNGRAPPYRNKDKFLTE, from the exons ATGCCCCTGCTCCTGTACCCCTCGCTGCTGTTGCTGGGCACCACGCTGACCTTCCGGGCCGGGCTGCGGGTGCTGTCCCGCCTTCCCCTGCCTGTCCACGTGCGGGGCAACCCCCTGCACACCTGGCGCTGGCGCAACCTGCTAGTCTCCTTCGCCCACTCCATAGTGTCCGGACTCTGGGCACTGCTCTG TGTCTGGGAGACCCCGGAGATGCTGGTGGAAATTGAGACCGCATCATCTCTCTCCGGGTATTTCCTCGTCTGCTTCTCCACCG GCTACTTTATCCATGACTCATTGGACATCGTGTTGAACAAGCAGGCCCAGGCCTCTTGGGAATATCTGCTCCACCATGTCTTG GCCATCTTTGCCTTTTCCTCGGGCGTCTTTAAGGGCAGCTTCGTGGCAGGTGGAGTCCTGATCCTCTTAGTGGAAATCAGCAACATCTTCCTTACCATAAGAATGATGTTGAAGCTCAGCAACCATCAGGACAGTGTTTTCTACAAGATCAATAAGTACATCAACCTGGTCATGTACTTCCTGTTCCGCGTAGCCCCTCAGGCCTACCTCACCATGTATTTCCTCCGCTATTTGGGCCAGAGGACACAGGGCGCCTTTCTGCTTGGCATCCTGCTGATGGTGGACATGATGATTCTTGTCTATTTCTCTCGCCTCCTTCGATCGGACTTCTGCTCAAATGGAAGGGCTCCCCCTTACCGTAACAAAGATAAGTTTTTGACTGAATAG
- the RAB34 gene encoding ras-related protein Rab-34 isoform X1, with amino-acid sequence MNILAPVRRDRVLAELPQCLKKEAALHSNRTFHPRVSSACQEQRTGTVGRFKISKVIVVGDLSVGKTCLINRFCKDTFDKNYKATIGVDFEMERFEVLGVPFSLQLWDTAGQERFKCIASTYYRGAQAIIVVFNLNDVASLEHTKQWLADALKENDPAHALLFLVGSKKDLSTPAQYALMEKDALQMAQEMKAEFWAVSSLTGENVREFFFRVAALTFEANVLAELEKTDARRIGDIVRINSHDSNLYLTTNKKRAKCCQ; translated from the exons ATGAACATCCTGGCTCCGGTGCGGAGGGACCGCGTCCTGGCCGAGCTGCCCCAG tGTCTGAAGAAGGAGGCTGCCCTGCACTCCAACAGAACTTTCCACCCGCGGGTCAGCAGCGCGTGCCAGGAGCAGAGGACAGGCACGGTGGG TAGGTTCAAGATCTCCAAGGTCATTGTGGTGGGGGACCTGTCTGTGGGGAAGACGTGCCTCATTAAcag gTTTTGCAAAGACACCTTTGACAAGAATTACAAGGCTACCATTGGGGTGGACTTCGAGATGGAGAGGTTTGAGGTGCTGGGAGTCCCTTTCAGCCTGCAGCT CTGGGACACGGCCGGGCAGGAGCGGTTCAAATGCATCGCGTCTACTTACTACCGCGGAGCCCAAG ccATCATCGTCGTGTTCAACCTGAATGACGTGGCCTCCTTGGAGCACACAAA ACAGTGGCTGGCCGATGCGCTGAAGGAGAACGACCCTGCCCACGCACTTCTCTTCCTCGTGGGCTCCAAGAAGGACTTGAGC ACGCCGGCCCAGTACGCACTGATGGAGAAGGACGCGCTCCAGATGGCCCAGGAAATGAAGGCCGAGTTCTGGGCCGTTTCGTCTCTCACCG GTGAGAACGTGCGCGAGTTCTTCTTCCGCGTGGCGGCCCTGACGTTTGAGGCCAACGTGCTGGCGGAGCTGGAGAAGACGGACGCTAGGCGGATCGGCGACATTGTCC gAATCAACAGCCACGACAGCAACCTCTACCTGACCACCAACAAGAAGAGAGCCAAGTGCTGCCAGTGA
- the RAB34 gene encoding ras-related protein Rab-34 isoform X2 — protein sequence MNILAPVRRDRVLAELPQCLKKEAALHSNRTFHPRVSSACQEQRTGTVGFKISKVIVVGDLSVGKTCLINRFCKDTFDKNYKATIGVDFEMERFEVLGVPFSLQLWDTAGQERFKCIASTYYRGAQAIIVVFNLNDVASLEHTKQWLADALKENDPAHALLFLVGSKKDLSTPAQYALMEKDALQMAQEMKAEFWAVSSLTGENVREFFFRVAALTFEANVLAELEKTDARRIGDIVRINSHDSNLYLTTNKKRAKCCQ from the exons ATGAACATCCTGGCTCCGGTGCGGAGGGACCGCGTCCTGGCCGAGCTGCCCCAG tGTCTGAAGAAGGAGGCTGCCCTGCACTCCAACAGAACTTTCCACCCGCGGGTCAGCAGCGCGTGCCAGGAGCAGAGGACAGGCACGGTGGG GTTCAAGATCTCCAAGGTCATTGTGGTGGGGGACCTGTCTGTGGGGAAGACGTGCCTCATTAAcag gTTTTGCAAAGACACCTTTGACAAGAATTACAAGGCTACCATTGGGGTGGACTTCGAGATGGAGAGGTTTGAGGTGCTGGGAGTCCCTTTCAGCCTGCAGCT CTGGGACACGGCCGGGCAGGAGCGGTTCAAATGCATCGCGTCTACTTACTACCGCGGAGCCCAAG ccATCATCGTCGTGTTCAACCTGAATGACGTGGCCTCCTTGGAGCACACAAA ACAGTGGCTGGCCGATGCGCTGAAGGAGAACGACCCTGCCCACGCACTTCTCTTCCTCGTGGGCTCCAAGAAGGACTTGAGC ACGCCGGCCCAGTACGCACTGATGGAGAAGGACGCGCTCCAGATGGCCCAGGAAATGAAGGCCGAGTTCTGGGCCGTTTCGTCTCTCACCG GTGAGAACGTGCGCGAGTTCTTCTTCCGCGTGGCGGCCCTGACGTTTGAGGCCAACGTGCTGGCGGAGCTGGAGAAGACGGACGCTAGGCGGATCGGCGACATTGTCC gAATCAACAGCCACGACAGCAACCTCTACCTGACCACCAACAAGAAGAGAGCCAAGTGCTGCCAGTGA